The window CGTCGAGCAGCGGTGTGCGCGCGATCTCGTCGAGATACATGCCGACCAGGTCGCGGTCGGCGATCTCGCCGCCTACGACGCGAACACTGCGCGCCGCGTCGGTCCGGCCTGAGGCGGACTTACGACGGGCGACGGCACGGGTTGCCATGCGTGCTCCCTTGCGATGGTGGGCTTGCGGGTCCTGGTGGTCGCTCGGACACCCTCCCGAGTGCCCTGCTTCCGATGGAAACAACGACTGGAATCCGGACAGAATTCCCGGCGGGTCCCTCGATTTTTCTGATCTTGCAGTACCCTGTGCCGCCGTAAAAGGAGGCATGGTGCCGTCGGAACGCACAGAGGTGCAGGTCAGGCCGGGAGTTGAAGGCGACCTCGACGCCCTCACGGACATCTACAACCACTATGTACGTGAGACGCCGATCACATTTGACACCGTGATCTTCACTCCCGAGGAGCGCCGCCCCTGGCTGCTCTCCCACCCTGAAGACGGCCCGCACCGGCTGATGGTTGCCGTGACCAGGGACTCACAACGGATTCTGGGGTATGCCACGTCGAGCGCGTTCCGTCCGAAGCCCGCGTACGGGACGTCCGTGGAGGTGGCGATCTACCTCGCCCCCGACGCGGGCGGCCGGGGTGTCGGCACGCTCCTCTACAAGTCCCTGTTCGAGGCGCTCGCGGACGAGGACCTCCACCGCGTCTACGCGGGGATCGCCCAGCCGAACGAGGCGTCGGCGCGACTGCACGAGCGGTTCGGCTTCCGGCACGTCGGCACGTACCGGGAGGTGGGGCGGAAGTTCGGACGGTACTGGGACGTGGCCTGGTACGAGAAAGAGCTCTGAGGGGCGGCGCCCGCCGGTCGCGTCAGCGGGTGCACGTCCGCCGCGCCAGCGGGGCGCGTCGGGCGCCGGCCGGAATACCGCCGGCCGGAGTGCCGTCGGTACCCCGGCCAGGTCGGCAGTCGGCCGTCAGCCGAACTGCACCGAGCGTTTGGCCAGTCCCATCCAGAAGCCGTCGATCACCGATCGCTGCGCGTCCAGTTCGCCGGAGGCGTCCGCCGCCCCCATGGTCACGAACAGCGGGGCGAAGTGTTCCGTGCGCGGGTGCGCGAGCCGGCCCGCCGGGGACTTGCGGAGGAAGTCGAGAAGGCCGTCCACGTCGGCGGAGTCGAGCGCCTGGTGGCCCCACGCGTCGAACTCGGACGACCAGCCGGGAACGCCGCTCTGACGCAGAGCCGCCAGGTTGTGGGTGAAGAAGCCGGAGCCCACGATGAGGACGCCCTCGTCGCGCAGCGGGGCCAGCTTGCGGCCGATGTCCATGAGGCGGACCGGGTCGAGCGTGGGCATGGAGATCTGCAGGACCGGGATGTCGGCCGCGGGGAACATCTCCACGAGCGGGACGTACGCGCCGTGGTCGAGGCCGCGGTCGGGGATGTCCTGGACCGGCATACCGGGGGCGCGCAGCAACTTGCGGACGGACTCGGCGAGTTCGGGGGCGCCCGGAGCCTCGTACCGCACCTTGTAGTAGTGCTCGGGGAAGCCCCAGAAGTCGTAGACCAGCGGGACGGTCGCGGTCGCGCCGAGGGCGAGCGGGGCCTCCTCCCAGTGCGCGGAGACCATGAGGACGGCCTTGGGGCGCGGGAGGTCGGCGGACCAGGCGGCGAGCTGGCCGGGCCACAGCGGGTCGTCGGCCAGCGGTGGGGCGCCGTGCGAGAGGTAGAGGGCGGGCATGCGCTCCACGACGGCACGTTCCTCGGTGGCGGCGGACATGACTGCGGCTCCCTGTCTGACGAGGACCCGGGCGGCTCGGCCCGAAGCTGTTGCTTGAAGTATCAAGCTTTATGTCGCAGAGCTTACTCCCTACTTGTTTAAGATTCAAGGAGGGGCCTCGTACAGTAGGTGTATGAACAAGGCATCCGCTGACGAGCCGCGCTGGCTCAGTGACGAGGAACAGCGCACCTGGCGTGCGTTCATGCACGCCACCACTCTTCTCGAGGACCATCTCGACCGCCAGTTGCAGCGTGACGCGGGCATGCCGCACGTCTACTACGGCCTGCTGGTGAAGCTGGCCGAGGCCCCGCGCCGGCGGCTGCGGATGACCGAACTGGCGATGCAGGCGAAGATCACCAGGTCTCGGCTGTCGCACGCGATCGCACGCCTGGAGAAGAACGGGTGGGTGCGGCGGGAGGACTGCCCTTCGGACAAGCGCGGGCAGTTCGCCGTGCTGACGGACGAGGGCGAGGAGGTACTGAAGCAGGCGGCTCCCGGGCATGTGGCCGCCGTGCGTCAGGCCGTGTTCGACCGGCTCACTCCTGAGCAGCAGAGGGCTCTCGGGCAGGCCATGCTTGTCATTGCCGAAGGGCTTCAGCCGGAGGAGGCGGGGGCGGATCTTCCCTGGCTTCGGTGACGGTCGGCTCCGCCGGGTGGCTCCGCCGGGGGTGGCTTGGCCGGGGTGGCTTGGTCCGGGGGGTGGCGCCCGGGGGGGGCTGGCTTCGCCGGGGTGTGGGGCAGTTTTCAGGTGCCGGTTCGCGGGGGCTGGTCGCGCAGTTCCCCGCGCCCCTAAAAAGATTGCGCCGTTGGCCACCGGGGCGCTGGGCTGAGGGGCGGCAGGTGCGAGGCGGGGTCGGGGCGCGGGTCAGCAGGCGCCGAGGTGCCCGGGGGACATGGATCTGCCCCGGCTCCGGTGTTCTGGAGTCGGGGCAGATCCCGGCCGTACGTACGAAGGCGTCCCCACCCCCGCGTACGTACGAGGTCAGTGGGTGTTCCCGTCAGGTGTGCCGGTGGAGGTGGGGCGGGGTCCCGCGCCCTCAAGGGGCGCGGGCGGACCCGCGGTCTCGGACCCCACCTCCGGCGGCGCCGTCAGTGGGCGACCACCGGGACCCGGAGGTCGTCCTCGGCCCCGTCGAGCGAGTCGGCGGACGCGCTCATGTCGGGGCGGCCGGCGTTGACGAAGGTCGCGGCGATCGCCGCGGCGACGACGAGGATGCCGACGGCGAACCAGATCGCGTTGGCGTAGCCGTGCACCTGGCCCTGCAGCTGGACGAGCTGCTGCTGGGACTGGGAGGTGGCCCCGCCGATGTGGTCCTTGATGTACGACGTGGTGGCCGACGCGGCGATCGTGTTCAGCAGAGCCGTGCCGATCGCGCCGCCCACCTGCTG of the Streptomyces aurantiacus genome contains:
- a CDS encoding MarR family winged helix-turn-helix transcriptional regulator, which translates into the protein MNKASADEPRWLSDEEQRTWRAFMHATTLLEDHLDRQLQRDAGMPHVYYGLLVKLAEAPRRRLRMTELAMQAKITRSRLSHAIARLEKNGWVRREDCPSDKRGQFAVLTDEGEEVLKQAAPGHVAAVRQAVFDRLTPEQQRALGQAMLVIAEGLQPEEAGADLPWLR
- a CDS encoding dioxygenase family protein; this translates as MSAATEERAVVERMPALYLSHGAPPLADDPLWPGQLAAWSADLPRPKAVLMVSAHWEEAPLALGATATVPLVYDFWGFPEHYYKVRYEAPGAPELAESVRKLLRAPGMPVQDIPDRGLDHGAYVPLVEMFPAADIPVLQISMPTLDPVRLMDIGRKLAPLRDEGVLIVGSGFFTHNLAALRQSGVPGWSSEFDAWGHQALDSADVDGLLDFLRKSPAGRLAHPRTEHFAPLFVTMGAADASGELDAQRSVIDGFWMGLAKRSVQFG
- a CDS encoding GNAT family N-acetyltransferase, with protein sequence MPSERTEVQVRPGVEGDLDALTDIYNHYVRETPITFDTVIFTPEERRPWLLSHPEDGPHRLMVAVTRDSQRILGYATSSAFRPKPAYGTSVEVAIYLAPDAGGRGVGTLLYKSLFEALADEDLHRVYAGIAQPNEASARLHERFGFRHVGTYREVGRKFGRYWDVAWYEKEL